The genomic window AATAACTTTTACCTGGATTATAATCAAAGTTTTCAAAAGTCCTTGCAAGCTTCTTGCTAAATGGTCCTTCTCTACTCTGAAACTTCTGGAGTTCAACATTGGCAGCTTGTTCTTGCATTTCCTCATCATGATAATAAAAAGTCTCCACACAACTGATAAAACCTTCTGTTATTTTGGGGACATCAAAGATTGATGGATCAGCATAACTATAGTGTGGATTCAGCAAATAAGCTGTCAAATGCAATGGAGAATCAAGTCTTCCAACCATCTTCTTCCCAACAATGTCAATAACATCCTTGAAACGGGACTCAACATTGCCAAGGGCCTCTTTGATCTGTCTCTTTGCCTTCAATAGTTCTCCATATACGAAACCCATGGATGGCTTCACATCTCCATCAACCAAACGAAGAACTTTGAACAATGGCTCAAAAACAGCCAATGTCAACTTCACATCCTTCCAAAAATTTGGATTCAATATAGTTGCTGTAGCATTTTTTCCCTTCTGTGATTTCACATCCTTTAGTGAGTCCCACCTACTATGAACCACCATCTTTCTTAGCTGGTCCTTCTTCTCTTGTATGCTTTCCAAAGTCAGAAAGTTTGAAGCAAACCTAGTCACTCCTGGCCTTACTATCTCTCTCCCCTCAGTGAAGTATCTCATGCACTCTAGTGTTCTTGTGTGCCCATAGACAAATATGGTGAATGCCTTTGCTTGGTCAACCACCTTCTTGAACCGAGGAATGTTGCCAATTCCTTGGAGCATCAAGTTGATTGTGTGAGCTGCACAAGAGGTCCAAAAGATATGTGGTCTCTTCTCATGCAGAAGCTTCTTTGCTCCCATGTTGTTAGAAGCATTGTCAGTCACAACTTGCACCACATCATCCTCACCAATGTCCTCAATTGCTTTGTCTACTAGTTCAAAGATGACTTCACTTGTGTGTGACACATCTGACATCTCTTTTGAGGAAATAAAACTGGTTCTATCAGCACAATTAGTGCACAAATTCATTATGCTTCTCTTCTTATCTGACCAAGCATCGGTCATAATAGAGCACCCATTCTTCATCTTCTCGGCTTCACGTTCTTGCAACAAACTATTGGTTCTTGCATATTCTTCTTCTAGCAATCTCCCTCTCAGGTCAAACATAGTTGGCGGTTCAATTCCAGGCCCAAATTGTCCAATTGCTTCACACATTTGCTTGAACTCATCGTTGTCACAAGCATTGAATGGTATTGCTGCCAATGTTACAAAGAAAGGAAATTAGTGCATTACTACAGCGATAGGTAGTAGCATAGCATCCAATGAAATCTGAAAtaaaaaaacagcaaggaaattaCCATGGTTATAGGCCCATCTTGCAATATATTTATGCACCTCATGTAATCTTTCTTTCCAAAGTTCCTTGTTCAGCTTTTGTTGAGTCAAAGATTCAGATTTGGTTGCTGTAGGATCAATAGCTTTTGTCCATTTGTCCATGGGGCCTAATTTGTGAGGCTCTGAACTTCCAACACAAGTGACTTCCTCTGAGGTTCCAACCCTAGATACATGAACTTCCTCTCTAAGTTCTGTCTCACGAACAGTCTTCTCCTCCCTCTTCCTTTTTGCCTCATCTAGTGCTTTCTTGCACTTTTCTTGAGCCTCCTTTAACTTCTCTTTGGAGGTCTTCGTGCCCTGGCATTTCTTTGCATTCTTTCCTTCCTGGGCGATATGCTGCTTCAACCGATAAACCCCTCCAAACATGACCTTGTCACAGAGTATGCACTTCACCTGGTCCTTGTTGTTCGGATTAACAAGAACCCCAAACACCCATCCCACATCATCTGAGTTCCTTCTCAAGACATTTCCTCCCGCTGTTGCACTTCCAGAGTCAGGTTGACCCTCTGTTTCCGTCATCTGAACAATCAACAAAttacaaacatacacatgcaatcAAAGCAATCAGCCAATCAGTATATGCAATCAGATTTCAGATTACAGAAATCAAAGCAATCAGTATGCCTGTAGGCTGTAGCAATCAACCAATCTGAGTTTCAGAACATGCAATCAGATTTCAGAACAAGAAATCAGATATAATGATATATACATGCGGTACTACAACAATTCATAGATTCATACTTCAGATTTCAGaaacagaggagaggagagcagcaGGGAAACAGAGCAGAGCAGTTCaagggagcagagcagagcaggggaGGACATACCTTCGGCTTCGGGCGTCGGCCTTGGGGGCTGGGGCTCCGCCTAAGGGAGATGACCGCCGGGGAGGGTACTGGGCGGCGGGGAGTTGGCCGGCGGGGAGGCCCTTCGAGGCTTCGATGCGGGGAGGAGGACGAGCTGGGAGGAGACCGGGGAGgagtggaggaggacgaggtcggAACGGACTGGCGGGCGGGGAGGAGCGTCGGCGCCGG from Miscanthus floridulus cultivar M001 chromosome 11, ASM1932011v1, whole genome shotgun sequence includes these protein-coding regions:
- the LOC136493272 gene encoding uncharacterized protein isoform X2, coding for MTETEGQPDSGSATAGGNVLRRNSDDVGWVFGVLVNPNNKDQVKCILCDKVMFGGVYRLKQHIAQEGKNAKKCQGTKTSKEKLKEAQEKCKKALDEAKRKREEKTVRETELREEVHVSRVGTSEEVTCVGSSEPHKLGPMDKWTKAIDPTATKSESLTQQKLNKELWKERLHEVHKYIARWAYNHAIPFNACDNDEFKQMCEAIGQFGPGIEPPTMFDLRGRLLEEEYARTNSLLQEREAEKMKNGCSIMTDAWSDKKRSIMNLCTNCADRTSFISSKEMSDVSHTSEVIFELVDKAIEDIGEDDVVQVVTDNASNNMGAKKLLHEKRPHIFWTSCAAHTINLMLQGIGNIPRFKKVVDQAKAFTIFVYGHTRTLECMRYFTEGREIVRPGVTRFASNFLTLESIQEKKDQLRKMVVHSRWDSLKDVKSQKGKNATATILNPNFWKDVKLTLAVFEPLFKVLRLVDGDVKPSMGFVYGELLKAKRQIKEALGNVESRFKDVIDIVGKKMVGRLDSPLHLTAYLLNPHYSYADPSIFDVPKITEGFISCVETFYYHDEEMQEQAANVELQKFQSREGPFSKKLARTFENFDYNPGKTSWWWLYGTETPALQKMATRILSLTASSSGCERNWGGFDGVHTKKRNRLTVDRLNKLVYIQFNNRLLNKRAKIKSKKITDVLLSSDTTEAQGFLQENGDDLAVNVFRDNEDEELMEGTGITWSVLGDAVGAEEQLELRRSARVRELYEGEEFQSEEEEFDEDEDDYVMDD
- the LOC136493272 gene encoding uncharacterized protein isoform X1, with amino-acid sequence MTETEGQPDSGSATAGGNVLRRNSDDVGWVFGVLVNPNNKDQVKCILCDKVMFGGVYRLKQHIAQEGKNAKKCQGTKTSKEKLKEAQEKCKKALDEAKRKREEKTVRETELREEVHVSRVGTSEEVTCVGSSEPHKLGPMDKWTKAIDPTATKSESLTQQKLNKELWKERLHEVHKYIARWAYNHAIPFNACDNDEFKQMCEAIGQFGPGIEPPTMFDLRGRLLEEEYARTNSLLQEREAEKMKNGCSIMTDAWSDKKRSIMNLCTNCADRTSFISSKEMSDVSHTSEVIFELVDKAIEDIGEDDVVQVVTDNASNNMGAKKLLHEKRPHIFWTSCAAHTINLMLQGIGNIPRFKKVVDQAKAFTIFVYGHTRTLECMRYFTEGREIVRPGVTRFASNFLTLESIQEKKDQLRKMVVHSRWDSLKDVKSQKGKNATATILNPNFWKDVKLTLAVFEPLFKVLRLVDGDVKPSMGFVYGELLKAKRQIKEALGNVESRFKDVIDIVGKKMVGRLDSPLHLTAYLLNPHYSYADPSIFDVPKITEGFISCVETFYYHDEEMQEQAANVELQKFQSREGPFSKKLARTFENFDYNPGKSYFLIIHGCLLCSSNKKSAITTN